The sequence AGTTCTAACCTGTTGATTTCGAATGTCTGTTCGTCCAGTCCGCGCGCTGGCGCATGCACGCGGCTATACGCATTTGCGACGGCACGCGATGTCGCCAGCGGCGCACACTCGGCGGATCCGCCGGGGCCTTGCGGCAAGAACCCGCCCGGCCGCGGAGCGCGTCGGCGCCGCTTCCAGGGCGACCCGCTGTCGGGGCGACCCGCAATTGGGTCGACCGGTGCCATGGCCGGAGTATACGCGGCCGCCATGCTCTCCGAGCTGTGCCGATGCCGTGCCTGCTTGTCGCCCGCGGCCGGTGGAACCTAAGCTTTCCCGATGGGCCGATGGCGGCATCGGCACCCTGGATGGTTCACCGATCGGAGGACGACGCGATGGCGGAGATCAAGACCCAACCCACCGATGCGAGCGTCGAGGCCTACATCGCCGCGCGGGCGAGCGAAGCGCAGGCTGCGGATTGCCGGGCCCTGATGGCGATCCTCGGGCGGCTCACCGGGCAGGCACCGAAGATGTGGGGACCGAGCATCGTGGGCTACGGTTCGTACCGCTACACCTACGCGAGCGGTCATTCGGGCGAGATGTGCATCGCCGCCTTCGCGATCCGTGGGCGGGACCTCGTGGTCTACCTCAGCTGCGAGGACGCGGCGCAGGCGGCGCTGCTCGCCAGGCTGGGCAAGCACAGGATGGGCAAATCGTGCCTGTACTTCAAGAAGCTCGCCGATCTCGATGTCGCGGTGCTCGAGCAACTGATCTCGGCGTCGATCGAGGCGACGAGGCAGCGCCACGGCGGGCAGGACGGCGGCTGAGCCGCGCCCGCGCGAAGGCGGGCCGGATCGTTGCCCGGCCCGGCGCTGCTGCGCGGCCGGCTCCGAGCAGGCGCGCCAGGCGCCGGCAGGCCGCTTTCGTACGAACCCCGGCCCCGGCAGGCCAAGGCATGCCGACGGGAAAGCAAGGTCCGGGACGAAGCGCGCCGCGCAATCGAAACGGCCCGGCCGCGGCCGCCCGTGGCCGATATATCGCGCCCGGGACGGCCGACCCGGCCTGATCCGCCTGTCATCTCGCCTATGATTCGGCCTGTGGGGCCGGCGGCCACGCTCGGGCGGCGGTGCCGCCGAGCGTGGCGGAACCTCGGCCCGCCGGGCTCCTCTCCTATTCATTTCCCGCCATGGAAACAGGCCGAATGACGCCTCCGTCATCAGCAAAGCACACGCCGCCCGCCGGCGCCTGGGCGCGCCTGCCGGCCGGCGCGCGCCACGCGATCGTGCTGGCAGGCCTGACGCTGTGCTATTTCGCCGCCGCGCGGCTCGGCCTCCACCTGGCCTTCGCCGCCACCAACGTGTCGCCGGTCTGGCCGCCGTCGGGCATCGCGGTGGCCATGCTGTGCATCCGCGGCCGCTCGGCCTGGCCGGCGGTGCTGCTCGGCGCCTTCGCCGCCAACCTGCTGGGCTTCCTCGACTCGGGCCGGGCGGCCGACGGGGCGACCTGGGCGATGTCGGCCGGCATCGCGCTCGGCAATACCGGCGAGGCGCTGTGCGCCGCCTGGCTGATCCGCCGTTTCAACGGCGCCGGGCCGGCCTTCGTCACGCCGGCCCAGGTGTTCCGCTTCGCCATCGCCGCGCTGCCGGCCTGCGCGGTCAGCGCGGCGGTCGGCGCCGCCTGCCTGCTGCTGGGCGGCCAGGCGCCGGCCAGCGCCGCCCTGGCCATCCTGGAGACCTGGTGGCTCGGCGACGTCGCCGGCATTTTGGTGGTCGCACCGCTGCTGCTGGTCTGGCGGACCCGGCCGCCGGCCGGCATCTCGCTGCGCTGGGCCGTCGAGTGGCTGGGCCTGCTGGCCGTGCTGGCGGCGCTGGCGGCGCTGGTGTTCGGCGGCAGCTTCGCCGGCCAGCGCATCGACCGGCTGCTGGCCTTCCTGTTCACGCCGTGGATCGGCCTGGTCGCCTACCGCCACGGCCAGCACGGCGTCACGCTGGCGGTGCTGCTGCTCGCCGCGCTGGCGGTGACGGCGACCGTGGGCGGCCACGGCCCGCTGGCCGGCGGGCAGATCAACGACGCGCTGGTGCTGCTCGACAGCTTCATCGTGCTGTGGAGCGTCAGCGGCCTGGCGCTGGCCGCCGACCTGAGCGAGCGGCGCATGCTGATCGACGCCAACCTGCCGGCGCGCGACGTGTTCATCCCGTGGCTGATCCTGCTGTTGTCGATTGGCCTGTCGATCCTGGCCTGGTACGCGGTCGGCCGGACCACCGAGGACGAGGCGCGCAAGCGCTTCCTGGTGCAGTCCGAGCAGTTGCGCGTCGCGCTCGAGGAGCGGATCGCCGACTATGTGCAGATCCTGCGCAGCGCCGCCGCGCTGTTCGATGCCTCCGACCGGGTCAGCCGCGCCGAATGGCACGCCTACGTCGACCGGCTGGCGGTGCAGACCAACCTGCCCGGCGTGCAGGGCATCGGCTATGCCGAGCACGTGGCGGCCGCCGATCTGGACGGCTTCGAGGCGCGGACCGGGCAGGACGGCATGCCCGGCTTCCGCATCCGGCCGGCCGGGCCGCGGCCGGAGTACGTGCCGGTCACCTTCATCGAGCCGCTGGACGAGCGGAACCGGCGCGCGCTCGGTTTCGACATGTATTCCGAAGCGGTCCGCCGGGAGGCCATCGAGCGCACGCGCGACAGCGGACTGCCGACCATGACCGCCAAGGTCCGCCTGATGCAGGAGACCCAGCGCTCGGTCCAGCCCGGTTTCCTGATCTACGTCCCGGTCTACCGCAAGGGCATGCCGGCCGGCACGGTGGCGGAGCGGCGGGCGGCCATCGCCGGCTACAGCTACGGCCCGTTCCGCATGTACGACCTGATGGACGCGGCGCTGGGCGGGCGCTTCGGCAATCTCGAGCTGACGCTGTACGACGCGCCGCGCGGCCGGCCGGACGGCCGGCTGTACGACAGCCGGGCGCGGCCGGGCGAGTCGCCGCAGCCGCAGCCCGCGCCGCTGTTCCAGGTGCGCCGGCCGATCTCGATGCTCGGCCATGCCTGGGTGGCGGATTTCCGCAGCAGCCCGGCCTTCGAGCGCGCCATCGACCGGCAGAAGGCGCAGATCGTGCTGGCGATGGGCATCGTCATCAGCCTGCTGGCCTTCGCCTTCGTCCGCACCCTGATGCTGACCCGCTTCAAGGCCCAGGCGCTGGCGGTGGCGATGACCGAGGCGCTGCGCGAATCGGAGGACCGCTTCGCCGCGCTGGCCCGCACCGCCGGCGAAGGCATCGTCATCGTCGACGCGGAGGCGGTGGTGGTGCTGTGCAATCCGCGCGCCGCCCATTTCTTCGGCCGGCCGCAGCAGGAGACGGTCGGCTGCCGGCTCGACGCGCTGCTGCCGGCGCCGTGGTGGCGGCAGATCGAGGCGGCCATGCGCCAGCTCGCCCGCAGCGGGCACGAGGAGGCGGCGCGCATCGACCTGGCCGAGGCCGGCGCGCAGGACGAAGCCGCGCTGGAGCTGGCGGTGTTCCTGTCGTCGTGGCGGCGCGGCGCGCTGCGCTACTACGGGCTGATCCTGCACGACGTGAGCGCCGAGAAGCGGACCGAGCGCGAGCAGGCGCGCGCGCGGCTGACGGCGGAGGCCAGCAGCCGGGCCAAGAGCGACTTCCTGGCCAATATGAGCCACGAGATCCGTACTCCGCTCAATGCCGTGCTCGGCATGAGCCAGCTGCTCGGCGCCACCCGGCTCGACCCGGGCCAGCGCGACTACCTGCGCATGATCGACGTGTCCGGCCGCGCCTTGCTGAGCATCCTCAACGACATCCTCGACATCTCCAAGATCGAGGCCGGCCGGCTGGAGATCGTGCCGGAGGCGTTCGAGCTGGCGGAGGTGGTCGACGCGGCGGCGACCATCATGTCGGCCGGCATGGCCGAGAAGGAGCTCGACGTGGTGATCCACCTCGAGCCCGAGGTGCCCGACCGGCTGATCGGCGACCGGCTGCGGCTCAAGCAGGTGCTGATCAACCTGACCGGCAACGCGCTCAAGTTCACCGCGGCCGGGACGGTGGCGGTGCGGATCGCGCTGGTCGCGCGCCGGCCGGACGCGGCGAGGCTGCGCTTCGAGGTCAGCGACACCGGCATCGGCATCGCGCCGGAGCAGCTGCCGCGGCTGTTCGAGCCGTTCGCCCAGGGCGACAGCTCGACCACCCGCCGCTTCGGCGGCACCGGGCTGGGCCTGGTCATCTGCCGCCGGCTGGTCGCGCTGATGGGCGGCGAGATCGGCGTGGACAGCCGGCTGGGCCAAGGCACCACCTTCCGCTTCGAACTGGACTTCGCCCTGCCGCCGGCCGCGGCCGAGCCCGCGCAGGCCGAGGCGCTGCGGCTGCTGCTGGTCGACGACCATGCGGCCGAGCGCGCGGCGCTGATCGATGCCGGCCGGGCGCTGGGTTGGCAGGTCGAGCCGGTGG is a genomic window of Chitinimonas koreensis containing:
- a CDS encoding DUF1801 domain-containing protein translates to MAEIKTQPTDASVEAYIAARASEAQAADCRALMAILGRLTGQAPKMWGPSIVGYGSYRYTYASGHSGEMCIAAFAIRGRDLVVYLSCEDAAQAALLARLGKHRMGKSCLYFKKLADLDVAVLEQLISASIEATRQRHGGQDGG
- a CDS encoding CHASE domain-containing protein encodes the protein MTPPSSAKHTPPAGAWARLPAGARHAIVLAGLTLCYFAAARLGLHLAFAATNVSPVWPPSGIAVAMLCIRGRSAWPAVLLGAFAANLLGFLDSGRAADGATWAMSAGIALGNTGEALCAAWLIRRFNGAGPAFVTPAQVFRFAIAALPACAVSAAVGAACLLLGGQAPASAALAILETWWLGDVAGILVVAPLLLVWRTRPPAGISLRWAVEWLGLLAVLAALAALVFGGSFAGQRIDRLLAFLFTPWIGLVAYRHGQHGVTLAVLLLAALAVTATVGGHGPLAGGQINDALVLLDSFIVLWSVSGLALAADLSERRMLIDANLPARDVFIPWLILLLSIGLSILAWYAVGRTTEDEARKRFLVQSEQLRVALEERIADYVQILRSAAALFDASDRVSRAEWHAYVDRLAVQTNLPGVQGIGYAEHVAAADLDGFEARTGQDGMPGFRIRPAGPRPEYVPVTFIEPLDERNRRALGFDMYSEAVRREAIERTRDSGLPTMTAKVRLMQETQRSVQPGFLIYVPVYRKGMPAGTVAERRAAIAGYSYGPFRMYDLMDAALGGRFGNLELTLYDAPRGRPDGRLYDSRARPGESPQPQPAPLFQVRRPISMLGHAWVADFRSSPAFERAIDRQKAQIVLAMGIVISLLAFAFVRTLMLTRFKAQALAVAMTEALRESEDRFAALARTAGEGIVIVDAEAVVVLCNPRAAHFFGRPQQETVGCRLDALLPAPWWRQIEAAMRQLARSGHEEAARIDLAEAGAQDEAALELAVFLSSWRRGALRYYGLILHDVSAEKRTEREQARARLTAEASSRAKSDFLANMSHEIRTPLNAVLGMSQLLGATRLDPGQRDYLRMIDVSGRALLSILNDILDISKIEAGRLEIVPEAFELAEVVDAAATIMSAGMAEKELDVVIHLEPEVPDRLIGDRLRLKQVLINLTGNALKFTAAGTVAVRIALVARRPDAARLRFEVSDTGIGIAPEQLPRLFEPFAQGDSSTTRRFGGTGLGLVICRRLVALMGGEIGVDSRLGQGTTFRFELDFALPPAAAEPAQAEALRLLLVDDHAAERAALIDAGRALGWQVEPVALAALPAALAAAPACQALLLDWQTVRRGRLRLADALGAGQAAGAPAVVVLAAAHRRGEVLHAEAGERVDAILAKPATRETLLNAVQQARGRGAAPAAQQPYAGVLHGVRLLLVEDNELNRTVAQGLLRGTGAGIEIAENGAEAVSRLRERAGDYDLVLMDVQMPVMDGCTATRIIRGELSLALPIVAMTAGVTADEQRQCFDSGMDAIVAKPIERPLLIDAVCALLRRPRPATPDAAAPAGNPADAAGLLEESEGQGLDASAQSAEAAGFGLDDLAQQIGHDAELLETLMDGFIAQVRSTPGDVRSALEGGARADAVRVVHTLKGLAGSFEASRLVELAAAVERTLRDAAADAEPALAALEQEIARLLPRLEQRLAEMKAARRPG